The window GAAACAAAAGCCTATGGCAGTCAATTGGACATACTTATTCCATTTATAGCACAAACATATAAAAGCGGAGACTCACTTGAATTAAACGTTCTGACAGATTTATGGGAACTTAAATCAATGAGAAACTGTGAAGCAGGTGAACTTAGTTTCGCCCTTGCACCCAACGGTAAAATTTATGTATGTCCTGCATTCTATTTTGATGACCCGGATAATTTTGTCGGTACACTGGAAGAGGGTATACATATAAAAAATCCACAGCTGCTGGAACTTGAAAATGCACCTATATGCAGTGCCTGTGATGTATATAATTGCAGAAGATGCAAGTATCTAAACATGAAAATGACCAATGAAATTAATACCCCGTCCAAAATTCAATGCTTGATAAGTCATATTGAAAGAAAGAAATCCATGGAGCTTCAAAAGCTTATCAGGAAAAACTCCTCAGTTGAGTTTGAAAATATTCTTCAGGAAATATACTATATGGACCCTCTGGATAAATTATTGATGAAAGGAAGTGCTGCAAATGATTAATGAGAAGGTTGGTTTAGTTACACAAGAAGAAAAGAACAAAGTCCAAGAGCTTCATGAAAGGATCCTTGGATTAGAGGAATTGCTGATTTCTTTTAGTAATAAATCAAATATACAGGAAGCAAAAAATGAGTTGTACGAAAAAGTTGTTAAGGATATAGGAGAAACGAAACGAAAACTACAGGTATGGTGGGATGAAATGTATGAGAAATACAACTGGAAAACAGTGAAAAATGGCAACTGGCATATTGACTTCCTCACAAATGAATTTTTTTTAGAGTTCAATAATAATTAGTATTTTAAATATGCTAAATTTATGCCGACAGATAGACCACGTAATTATTAAACTAATAAGGGGTGATTAATATGAAATACTTGTTCTCCGTAAAAAATAACATAAACAATAAAATAGTACACGGCTGCGGTTATAACTGTACCGTCACTTGCTTTAATTTTTGCGGTGGAAATTGTGTGAGTGCAAGCTACACCAGCTAAATTCACACGGACTGATAGCCTTATAGGAAAAATTCATTTAAGGAGGTGATATCATGAAATATTTGTTTTCAGCAAAGAAAATCAAGAATGCCCAGAAGGATGTAAAAGCTTACTGTTATTCAGGATGTACAGCAACTTGTGCTCTCAATTGCGCAACCGGCTGCAGAACTCATTGTGGCAGCGGCTGTTCAGGTGGTTGTCAGTATACCTCCTACCCTACTTAAGTTGTATAAATTATTATAAGAGGTGTAGCAATATGCTCCTGCATCGCCCCGACTAAATTAATGCATATTTTATAAAAACCAGCTATTTTGTTATATAAGAACTTTCACTGTTTAATATGTACATATTGAGGTTTTATCTATTTGTCGGCATATTTTATTAAAAAGCAGCCGGGAATTAGCGGTTAAAAGCCACTAATTTCTGACTGCTTTTCATTCTTTCAATTGTTTCATCTAAAGAAATACATTCTGCATATCTTCCATTCCACATATGTTCATTATGATATCTGTAGCTTTGTTCTGCTGACATAAATTTATTATTCACAGTTGTGTTTGTATATGCCGGAATTATCATATTAAATCCATGCTCAAATCCGCATTTTATAGTAGCATCAATACAGTAATCTGTTTGAAGTCCTGCAACAATTATATCTTTTTCATCCTTGCTTATTAAATATTCTAATAAGCCTGTCTCTCTAAAAGCACTATTTACATTTTTATCGAATATTTTTTCATCATTTATTGGCTGAAACCCTTCATATATTTCAAACCCATCTGTTCCTTTTGTTAGTGCATTTCCTGCTCCATCATCATGACGCACATATATTACTTCAATACTATTTTCTCTAGCCGCTTGTATTATTTTTTTCACATTAGATACAAACATATCAAATTCATATAATTCCTTATTTGTTATCAGCTTTTGTGTATCAACTATTAGTAAAACCATTATTGTCTCCTTCTATAATTAATTCTATTTTTCTGTTTAGTAGTTAAAACTCCCCAAATTGACATGCCCACAGCCATTATGCTTGAATAAATTACAAACAATAAATACGGAATTATACTCCCTTGGTTATACTCAGGGTTTATCATAAATAAATTAAAGAAAAGGTTACCCGTAAAATGCCAAATTGAGGCTGGGATAATATTCCCATCAGATTTTTTTGTAATCCAGAAGTATGCAACACTATCCTCTATGCATCCAATCATAAACAGAATCATAGGTGCAGAGAATACTCCTGCTAAAATGAAATGATAGTGCCAAAGCGACCATATTATACCTAATATGATTGGAGTAGTTATATAGCCGAAATACTTATTCAATTCATTTTGTAAAAAACCTCTCCAACCAAGTTCTTCAGCAATTAACGCCCACAAAATTATTACGATTTGCATTGGTGTAATTATTTTTATAAAAGATACATCAATAAAAAGCAGTACTGATAATTTTGTGATAAATAGAACAGTTATTGGCAATATCAATGCTAAGCCCCAATATCCTATTTTAATATTTTCACAATAACACTTTTTGAATAGGGACTTTATGCCGCTGCTTCGAGTAAATATCATTGTTGTTATAATTGCCGCAATTGACGGTGTCATCGCCTCTACTCCATACAAAATAAAGTAAAAGCAACCTGATTTAAACATTACGAAATTTTTCGTCAACAAAACACATACTAATGGCAACCCAAATGAAAAACTTAAAAATACTGCAATTAGTTTTTTTGTACCATCAACTTTCATATTTGCATCCTTTTAAATTGCCAGTATCCACAGAAAATCTTTGTTTGTAGTCAATGAGGCAATACACATCTTATTTATAATACTATCAAAATAATATAGTTTAGGTTAACCATAGTCAATAAAATTGTTGGTTTTATCTACTGATTTACAAATATATTGTAGCAAATATAATCAAAAGAATTATTGGTTCTATATATTTGATTGCTGTATTCTTCTTCACGGCCAAATATTTAAGTGAAATTATTATAAGTACATTGACTACTATTAAAAGGGAAGCAAATTCTGGCAGCGCCAGTTTTGTAAAAAAAGCTGTTGTAAATAGTACTATATTGACAGCAACATAAGTTATTCCCAATGTTGAATTAGTTATATATTTATCAGAAATCGGGATATATAATCCCTTGCTCTTTTTATCCATGATTTGAATTATAGGTTTTTTAAATATATTAAGTAAACTTGTAATTCCTATAGTATATAAAAATACATATAAATATTTGTTCTCTTCTAAAAAAAAGACTCCCAAAATAAATAGTGCAAATGAATATAGAAATTCTATTTTTGATTTTCTGAATATAACCAGCATCGCTTTTACAAATAGTATTTGCTTGGTATTATCAGCTTTTTTTAATAGTGTAATAGAAGTTTTATTGTAGGACTTTTTTTGATTGTATGTTAAAGAAAGCATCTGCATTCTTGCCATATCATTTTTACAGGCATTAATTTGTGCAAGATATGAAATTTTCATATCACTATAATATTTGTCCCAGTTAATCTTTAGTTTATGTACTAAATAATAAATTTCATAAATTAACAAAACAGTTCCTATAATAGAAATTATAATAGTTTGGTTAACAAATAATAAAATCATTAATACTAAATAGGAACTAACTAAAAAAATGTAATTTTTAAAGTCGCCGTTATACCTTATCCAAGAAATAA of the Ruminiclostridium papyrosolvens DSM 2782 genome contains:
- a CDS encoding CXXX repeat peptide modification system protein, yielding MINEKVGLVTQEEKNKVQELHERILGLEELLISFSNKSNIQEAKNELYEKVVKDIGETKRKLQVWWDEMYEKYNWKTVKNGNWHIDFLTNEFFLEFNNN
- a CDS encoding AC3_0185 family rSAM-modified Cys-rich RiPP, whose protein sequence is MKYLFSAKKIKNAQKDVKAYCYSGCTATCALNCATGCRTHCGSGCSGGCQYTSYPT
- a CDS encoding cysteine hydrolase family protein; translation: MVLLIVDTQKLITNKELYEFDMFVSNVKKIIQAARENSIEVIYVRHDDGAGNALTKGTDGFEIYEGFQPINDEKIFDKNVNSAFRETGLLEYLISKDEKDIIVAGLQTDYCIDATIKCGFEHGFNMIIPAYTNTTVNNKFMSAEQSYRYHNEHMWNGRYAECISLDETIERMKSSQKLVAFNR
- a CDS encoding CPBP family intramembrane glutamic endopeptidase — protein: MKVDGTKKLIAVFLSFSFGLPLVCVLLTKNFVMFKSGCFYFILYGVEAMTPSIAAIITTMIFTRSSGIKSLFKKCYCENIKIGYWGLALILPITVLFITKLSVLLFIDVSFIKIITPMQIVIILWALIAEELGWRGFLQNELNKYFGYITTPIILGIIWSLWHYHFILAGVFSAPMILFMIGCIEDSVAYFWITKKSDGNIIPASIWHFTGNLFFNLFMINPEYNQGSIIPYLLFVIYSSIMAVGMSIWGVLTTKQKNRINYRRRQ